A stretch of the Mercenaria mercenaria strain notata unplaced genomic scaffold, MADL_Memer_1 contig_1085, whole genome shotgun sequence genome encodes the following:
- the LOC128551432 gene encoding uncharacterized protein LOC128551432, with the protein MKRGGSYALISLILLIAVTFVFEVSPTVTIHSVGSLRDTGSVRCGSRVTFICSIPTYKYTITWLIDSDKVAECITTNCVQYPPYKLQNIEFSHNTSNGVFNMTINPVTFKADGRVIKCKDGSDTVHVSLAVKVFPNQSTTTISESKDASHDMINITAMSGCVFPRSAITLQWYYNKAGQTPQLYKMSSPTVSVLPVCKSGTCGGDGVVQMSSTLSIPEVQTGREYYFQIAIKHEDDDSKDIILMNSTRSYKIKKIHSEIPQTKEQQVIYIVVGGTLAAALLLLGILVYSVRKTLSTKRRNRQSTDTTTIDLIAPKRKEVSKLHKIN; encoded by the exons AAGTATCCCCGACTGTTACGATACACAGTGTTGGTAGTCTGCGAGATACCGGGTCTGTCCGATGTGGTTCTAGGGTCACGTTTATCTGTTCGATCCCGACATATAAATACACAATAACCTGGTTAATTGACTCTGATAAAGTAGCAGAGTGTATAACAACCAACTGTGTTCAGTACCCGCCATACAAACtccaaaatattgaattttcCCACAACACAAGCAATGGAGTATTCAACATGACTATTAATCCTGTAACATTTAAAGCCGATGGAcgtgtaataaaatgtaaagatgGTTCGGATACTGTACATGTTTCACTGGCAGtgaaag TTTTTCCTAATCAAAGCACAACAACAATTTCCGAATCAAAAGATGCCAGTCACGATATGATCAACATAACGGCGATGTCCGGATGCGTATTTCCAAGGTCAGCAATAACTTTGCAATGGTATTATAACAAG GCAGGCCAAACACCCCAACTGTACAAGATGAGTTCACCAACTGTTAGTGTTTTACCTGTATGCAAATCTGGAACTTGCGGCGGAGATGGAGTAGTTCAGATGTCAAGTACACTTTCTATACCGGAGGTACAGACTGGCAgagaatattattttcaaattgcaaTCAAACATGAAGATGATGACAGTAAAGACATCATTTTGATGAACTCAACTcgaagttacaaaataaaaa AAATTCATTCCGAAATCCCGCAGACGAAGGAACAACAAGTCATTTATATTGTAGTGGGAGGAACACTTGCTGCAGCATTACTACTCCTAGGTATTTTGGTTTACAGCGTAAGGAAAACTCTGTCTACTAAAAG AAGGAACAGGCAGTCTACGGATACCACAACAATCGATCTCATTGCACCTAAGAGGAAGGAAGTATCTAAGTTGCATAAAATAAACTAA